CGCCGGCTCACCTCGGCAAGCCGCAGAAGCCTCTCGGGTTGCTCGCCGCTTTCAGACATGGCGTTGAACAGAACCGGGCAGGTTCTTGCGCGCTTTCGCAAATCCGCGGTCGCTGGCGACGAAGGCCGCCAGCATTTGCGGGATGAGTTCCGAGACCGGTTCGGCCTCCCCGTATGTGTCGCGGTAGACTTCGGCGTAATCGCACAAAGCCGCATGCAGCTCGGGCATGAGCGCAATCGTGACCTTGATCGGGGTACGGTCGGGCAGCTTCTGAAGGCGAAGTTCGGTCATGGAGCTTTGTCTTCCCAAGGGCGCAGGACGAGATCCTCGTTGACGATCGCGCGCACCGGCCAGCCAGGCCGGACGGTGAGCGTCGGTGAGACTTCGAGATCGCGCGCGACGATGCGATCGCCGGCACGCGCGGCGTTGTCCTGCGCGGATTCGCGCAGCGCCCGTGTCAGGTCGCCCTCGTCGTCGCCCAGGCCGATCTCGGTACCGACGCCGAGGAGGGTCGACATCGCAATGCCTTTGAGTAACCGACCAGTGTGAAAGTCGACGCCATCTTCAAGGCCGGCGTAACCCGCCCTGTCGGTAGCCGGCATATCGCCGAGTTCGACCGACGACCCGTCGGGAAAGACGACGCGCTGCCACACGAGCATCGCCCGCCGCTGGCCGTAGGCGACCCCGCTTTCATAGCGCCCCACCAGGCGCGCGCCCTGCGGGATCAGCACCGTGCGCCCGGTCGCGCTGTCGCGCACATTCTCGGTCACTTGCGCGATGACCAGGCCGGGAAGGTCCGAGTTGAGCCCGGTGACGAGGCTCGCGGCAATCACCGTGCCCGCGGTGAGCGTCCACGGCGACGGCGCCGGCCTGATCGAAGGCCCGGCTTTGACAGCCTGCGGAGCGGAAGCGATTGTCTCAGTGGCGGGCGCCATTGCCGGCGCATCCTCCGGCCCCGCACTGGCGCCTTGCCCCGAGCGCTGCACGAGCAAGCCGGACGATCGCGCCGCCTCGCGCTCGGCGGCACGGCGCTGCCGCTCCGCCTCCGCGGCAACGAGCGCCTGGTCTGCAGCGGACACTTCCTGCGCGCCGGGCGCAGGCTCCTCCAGACCGCGCTGGTGCTCGAGGATCGGCCGACCGAGGTCTCCGGGCAACGGCGGGCCGAGCTCTGGGACATCGCCGTAGCTGCCCGGGGCATCGGCAAGCGTGTCGGGGAGGCCGGCGCTTGCCGGCACGCTTCCATCATCATCGATACTTGCAACTCGAAAATTCGGCCGCTCAAGCGCGAACCAGGTCACGCCGGCGAGCCCCGCCGCGGCCGCACCCGCCAATCCGATCACGAGCCCGCGACGGAAGCGCACGGCGGTGCGCGGACGACCGCGCAGCACCAGGGTATCGGGATCCTCCTTCGGGGGAAGGACCGGCCCCCGCTCGAGCGTGGGGCCGCTCATCGCCCGCCCTTCCGCGAACGCCGCCCCGAAGCGCCGGCGCTCGTGCGAAGGATCCGCACGACCTGCTGCCGGCCCTCGCCGAGCCGCAGTTCGGCTGTGGCGAACAGGCGATCCACGACATAGTACCGCCCGCGCAGTCGATAATTGACGAGCTCGGTCACGCCTCCTTCCCCGCTGACGAACAGCGGGGGCGCCTCGCCCTGCGCGAGGGCTTCGGGGAACTCGATGAAGACCTGCGTGCCGTCGTCGAAGGCGCGCAGCGGACGCCACGGTGGATCGTCGCCCTCGATAGCATAGCCGAACGACAGGCGTTCGAGGCTGATGCCGGCCACGCGCTCCGCCGGCAGCGGGCCCGCCTCGCCCGATCGATCGAGTACCTTGAGCGCGCCCTGGGGATAGGACCACGACATGCTCGCCATCGCCGCGCCCGAGTTGCTCTCGAGCAGCACGTGATAGACACGCCGGTCGGTCGCGATCACGAGGTTGGTGCTGAGCCCGGGCGCGGTCGGCTTGACCAGCACATGCGTCCGCCGCGTCGCACCGGTGCCGCTGGCCGTGTCGCCGATGACCCAGCGCACCGTGTCGCCGGCCGCGACCGAGACCAGCGTTTCCCCTGGTTCAAGTGCGATCTCGCTGACGCGCTCGGGCGCGGTGTAAAGCCGGTAGATTGCGCCCTGCGTCCAGTCGTAGACCTGCACCGCATTGAGCCAGGCTTCGCGGCTCGGCTCGCGCACGGCCTCGCGATTGGCGGCAGCGACCCGGGATAGCGGCGGGCCGGCGGGCCGCGCGGGGGACGCCGCGGCAAACACCGGCGCCGCGATCGCAACCGGCGCGGGCGCCGCCAGCGCCTGAACCACGGGCTCGGTGAAGAACGGCGGGGCGTCTGGCTCCCTGTGCGCCTCGACCAGCGTTGACTGTGGCGGAACGGGCGGCGCGGTCTCGAGCCTTTCTTTGCCGGCGCAAGCGGAGAGCAGCATCGCGGGCAGCAGGATCGTCACCGGGATCGGGGGAGAGCTCTTCATGGCAAGGTCCTTTCGGGAGCGGTCGTGACGGGAGCCGGCCGGGGCGTAGCCGGCGCGGTTTCGAGCTCCCGCGCCCAGTCGATTGCATCGAC
Above is a genomic segment from Altererythrobacter sp. Root672 containing:
- a CDS encoding DUF2274 domain-containing protein, with product MTELRLQKLPDRTPIKVTIALMPELHAALCDYAEVYRDTYGEAEPVSELIPQMLAAFVASDRGFAKARKNLPGSVQRHV
- a CDS encoding TrbI/VirB10 family protein, whose translation is MSGPTLERGPVLPPKEDPDTLVLRGRPRTAVRFRRGLVIGLAGAAAAGLAGVTWFALERPNFRVASIDDDGSVPASAGLPDTLADAPGSYGDVPELGPPLPGDLGRPILEHQRGLEEPAPGAQEVSAADQALVAAEAERQRRAAEREAARSSGLLVQRSGQGASAGPEDAPAMAPATETIASAPQAVKAGPSIRPAPSPWTLTAGTVIAASLVTGLNSDLPGLVIAQVTENVRDSATGRTVLIPQGARLVGRYESGVAYGQRRAMLVWQRVVFPDGSSVELGDMPATDRAGYAGLEDGVDFHTGRLLKGIAMSTLLGVGTEIGLGDDEGDLTRALRESAQDNAARAGDRIVARDLEVSPTLTVRPGWPVRAIVNEDLVLRPWEDKAP
- the trbG gene encoding P-type conjugative transfer protein TrbG; translated protein: MKSSPPIPVTILLPAMLLSACAGKERLETAPPVPPQSTLVEAHREPDAPPFFTEPVVQALAAPAPVAIAAPVFAAASPARPAGPPLSRVAAANREAVREPSREAWLNAVQVYDWTQGAIYRLYTAPERVSEIALEPGETLVSVAAGDTVRWVIGDTASGTGATRRTHVLVKPTAPGLSTNLVIATDRRVYHVLLESNSGAAMASMSWSYPQGALKVLDRSGEAGPLPAERVAGISLERLSFGYAIEGDDPPWRPLRAFDDGTQVFIEFPEALAQGEAPPLFVSGEGGVTELVNYRLRGRYYVVDRLFATAELRLGEGRQQVVRILRTSAGASGRRSRKGGR